A window from Choristoneura fumiferana chromosome 22, NRCan_CFum_1, whole genome shotgun sequence encodes these proteins:
- the Coa7 gene encoding cytochrome c oxidase assembly factor 7: MAYDLKQEEDVKEYIENLGVEYRFGCYKEKKPEVCHLLGDYLEAIKKDFDKAAKVFKSNCLDYKFGKSCLKIGNYCLVGRGKDKSDPNEALTYFEKGCELGEPTACLHAGMLLTATGPNVTIQRDIPKGYNYLKKSCDQNDSMACHYLSGMYISGVPKNVAEFNPHNPAKNKSIDYLIKPDMKQAFEFAKKACECGNMYGCANVSMMYKKGDGVEKNEAESKRYFQIATELQKAQETTKELKFQQGLDK; this comes from the exons ATGGCTTATGACTTAAAACAAGAGGAGGACGTGAAGGAATACATTGAAAACCTTGGGGTCGAGTACCGTTTCGGTTGCTACAAGGAGAAAAAGCCGGAAGTATGCCATTTGTTAGGCGACTACTTGGAAGCAATAAAGAAAGACTTCGACAAAGCGGCGAAGGTTTTTAAAAGCAATTGTTTGGATTATAAGTTTGGGAAATCATGTTTGAAAATCGGGAATTATTGTTTGGTCGGGCGGGGGAAGGATAAAAGTGATCCAAATGAGGCCCTGACCTATTTTGAGAAGGGTTGTGAATTGGGCGAGCCGACGGCCTGCTTGCACGCAGGGATGTTGCTGACCGCGACAGGACCCAACGTGACCATCCAAAGGGACATACCTAAAG GTTACAATTACTTAAAGAAAAGCTGCGACCAGAATGACAGCATGGCATGCCACTATCTCTCGGGCATGTACATCAGCGGTGTTCCCAAAAACGTGGCCGAATTCAACCCACACAATCCAGCCAAGAACAAAAGCATAGACTACCTCATAAAACCTGACATGAAGCAAGCATTTGAGTTTGCAAAGAAAGCTTGCGAGTGTGGCAACATGTACGGCTGTGCGAATGTCAGTATGATGTACAAGAAAGGTGATGGTGTTGAGAAAAATGAAGCAGAGTCAAAACGCTACTTCCAAATTGCAACGGAATTACAAAAAGCACAAGAAACTACTAAGGAGCTCAAATTCCAACAAGGATTAGACAAATAA